The Bartonella sp. TP genomic sequence AAAGGCTAAAAGGCAGCAAGGTTTTATTTGTTTCCGGTACGGATGAGCATGGTTTGAAAATGCAGCAAACAGCACAAAAACTAGGGCTGCAACCACAAGAGTTAGCTGATAAAAATAGCCAAATATTTAAGGATATGCTTGCCGCCTTAAACTGTTCTAATGATGATTTTATACGCACGACACAGCCAAGACATGCTGAAGCTTGTAAAGCGCTGTGGCAAAAAATGGAAGCAGCAGGCGATATATATTTAGCTAAATATAGCGGTTGGTATTCGGTACGGCAAGAGGCTTATTATGATGAAGCAGATACTATGCTGACAGAAGATGGCCAAAGAGTCGAAAAGGAAGTAGGCTCACCAGTTGAATGGAATGAAGAAGAGAGTTATTTTTTTCGGCTTTCAAAATATCAAGATCGTCTGCTACAATATTACGACGAGCATCCAGAATTCATTGCACCACACGCCAGACGAAATGAAATTTATAGTTTTGTAAAAGCTGGTCTCAAGGATCTCTCTATTTCCAGAACTAGTTTTAACTGGGGTATTAAAGTACCTGGCAACAATCGTCATATTATGTATGTTTGGGTGGACGCTTTAACTAATTACCTTACCGCTACGGGGTTTCCAGAGGCAACTGACGAGAATTATTTTTGGCCAGCTGATTTACACGTTATAGGCAAAGATATAATAAGATTTCATGCTATTTATTGGCCAGCTTTTCTAATGTCTGCTAACATAGATTTACCGAAGAGAATATTTGCGCATGGCTTTTTGCTCAATAAGGGCGAAAAAATGTCGAAATCCGTAGGCAATGTGGTTAGTCCGTTCGACCTTATTAACCTTTATGGCGTAGATCAAATACGCTATTTTTTAATGAAAGAGGTAATTTTTGGACAAGATGGTAGTTATAGTCATGCAGCCATTGTTAATAGAATAAATGCTGACTTGGCAAATGATTTAGGCAATTTATTGCAGCGTAGCTTAGCGTTATTGGCTAAAAATTGTGATAATATCGTTCCTGCGCGAATAGCTTATCAAGCAGAAGATGAAGAAGTTTTAGAGCAAACAGCACAGAATTTGCAAGAAGCTATAGAGCTTATGGAAACGCAGCAAATCTCTCTAGCCCTAAATTTGATTTTTCAAACAGTTGGAGCAACCAATCGCTATTTTGCTGCAGCAGAACCATGGGTTTTAAAAAACACTAATGTTGAACGTTTTAATACAGTATTATACACAACTTTAGAAATATTGCGACAATTGGGTATATTACTGCAGGCTTTTATACCAAATTCAGCAGAAAAATTACTGGATCTTTTGGCTATAGAACCCAGCGATAGATTAATAAGACATATAAAAACAAAGCCTTTGCCGCAAGATCAAGTCTTGCCAGCTGCTACACCACTTTTTCCTCGGTATATTGAAAATAGGGCTGAATAATGACTTATTTAATTGACACACATTGCCACCTAGATTTTCCAGAGCTCTATGCAGATTTGGATATGGTTTTAGAACGCGCCAAAGCGCAGTCGATTAAAAAATTTATAACTATTGGCGTTAAAATAAAGGATTCAGTAAAACTGCTTGAAATCGCCAATAAGTATGAAAATGTTTTTTGCGCTATAGGCACTCATCCTGACAATGCGGCTGAAGAAACAGCAATAACACTAGAAGAATTAATAGAATATAGCACCTACAAAAAAGTTATAGCGTTTGGAGAGACCGGGCTAGACTATCATTACCAGCCAGAACAAGCAGAAATACAAAAAAAATCATTCCTAAAGCATATTGCTGCAGCTCAACATACTAATCTACCACTGGTGATACATACTAGAAAAGCAGATGAAGATATGCAAGATATCTTGACGGCTGAGCATGCAAAAATGCGATTTAACTTTGTCTTACACTGCTACTCTTCTGGTATAGAATTGGCAAAAGCAGCGTTAGCTATTGGCGGTTATATAAGTTTTTCTGGCATATTAACTTTTAAAAATGCAGCTGAGATACGTGAAATAGCTAAGATAGTTCCAAAAAACCAAGTTTTATTAGAAACAGATTCTCCATATCTAGCCCCCATACCATATAGAGGGCGTAGCAATGAACCTGCCTATATTGTTGAAACTGCTAAAATACTTGCGCAAATTCTAGAAATACCCTATGAAGAAGTAGTGGCTCAAACCACAAAAAATGCCCTTAGATTATTTAATAAAATGCACAATGACTAAAGCTGAATATACAAAATATACTATCCTGGGCTGTGGTTCTTCTTGCGGTGTACCACGACCCAATGGCGACTGGGGGGCTTGCAATCGCTTTGAGCCAAAAAATCGCCGTCAGCGTACTTCGCTCTTGGTAGAGCGCTATGCAAATGCAACCGATAAAACGACCATAGTTATAGATACTGGCCCAGATTTTGCTGCGCAGATGCTAAAAGCGCAGGTAAGCCATATTGACGCTGTGTTATACACCCATGCCCATGCAGATCACACACATGGCATTGACGACCTACGCAGCTATGCCCTGGTGCAAAAAGATTTGCTACCACTTTATGCCAACACAAATACTTTGGAGTATTTACATAAAAGCTTTGGCTATTGCTTTCAAACACCGCCCGGGTCTAATTATCCACCTATTTTAAAAGCCAATAGTTTAACTATGCAGCAAACTTATAGAGTAAAAGGAGCTGGCGGTGCTATAGAATTTATGGCTTTAGAGCAAATACATGGCGATATAAATTCTGTGGCTTTTAGAATTGGTGATACGGCTTATTGTACAGATGTTAGCTATATGCCAGAAGAGACAAAAGCAAAACTAACACAATTGCAAATATTAATAATAGGTGCTTTACAATATCAAGAGCATCGCAGCCATTTTTCGGTAGCACAAGCTTTAAAACTTATAGAAGAGCTGCAGCCCAAGCAAGCATATTTCACACATATGCATACGGCGCTGGACTATAACACACTACGCGCGGAGCTACCAACAAATGTAGCTCCGGCCTATGACGGCCTTAGTTTTAGCTAGCTATAATTAAAGCCGGGCTATAAAATAGCACCGGCTTATGATTATGTTAATTTTTTATAATTAGCGCACTAGACACGCGGGGATATATCGTCACCCAAAATTCTATGTGTAGTTACACGCTCAGTAGTAACGGGGGCGTTAGCAGCTGTATAATCTCTGCCATTATAGTCCCGGCCATCATCACGACCGTTATTATCATAATGCGGGCCATTATCAAAATAGTCATGATTTATATTAACTGTATGTTTCTTTGTTCCCATAGAGCCAGCCAAAGCAGAAACTAACGCACCAAGTACGGCACTAAAACATGCCCATAATGCACCATGACCAGCTTTATTTGTAGCATCCCCAGCTATTTGTACAGCCTGGTCAGGAAGATTTTTTCCATTGTACAGGCCCTTGTCCACAAAGTTTTTAGCATCTACTATTTTTTTTCTAGAGTCAGCCTTTGCTGCATTAAAGATATTTAAAGCGTTTTGGGCTACCGTCTGCGCTTTTTCTTTTGCCATACCGTTATTTATCAGCTGTTTAGAGACTTCTGTTTGCGTAAC encodes the following:
- the metG gene encoding methionine--tRNA ligase, which produces MQRKFYITTPIFYPNGQPHIGHAYNSIASDCLARFERLKGSKVLFVSGTDEHGLKMQQTAQKLGLQPQELADKNSQIFKDMLAALNCSNDDFIRTTQPRHAEACKALWQKMEAAGDIYLAKYSGWYSVRQEAYYDEADTMLTEDGQRVEKEVGSPVEWNEEESYFFRLSKYQDRLLQYYDEHPEFIAPHARRNEIYSFVKAGLKDLSISRTSFNWGIKVPGNNRHIMYVWVDALTNYLTATGFPEATDENYFWPADLHVIGKDIIRFHAIYWPAFLMSANIDLPKRIFAHGFLLNKGEKMSKSVGNVVSPFDLINLYGVDQIRYFLMKEVIFGQDGSYSHAAIVNRINADLANDLGNLLQRSLALLAKNCDNIVPARIAYQAEDEEVLEQTAQNLQEAIELMETQQISLALNLIFQTVGATNRYFAAAEPWVLKNTNVERFNTVLYTTLEILRQLGILLQAFIPNSAEKLLDLLAIEPSDRLIRHIKTKPLPQDQVLPAATPLFPRYIENRAE
- a CDS encoding MBL fold metallo-hydrolase — protein: MTKAEYTKYTILGCGSSCGVPRPNGDWGACNRFEPKNRRQRTSLLVERYANATDKTTIVIDTGPDFAAQMLKAQVSHIDAVLYTHAHADHTHGIDDLRSYALVQKDLLPLYANTNTLEYLHKSFGYCFQTPPGSNYPPILKANSLTMQQTYRVKGAGGAIEFMALEQIHGDINSVAFRIGDTAYCTDVSYMPEETKAKLTQLQILIIGALQYQEHRSHFSVAQALKLIEELQPKQAYFTHMHTALDYNTLRAELPTNVAPAYDGLSFS
- a CDS encoding TatD family hydrolase, encoding MTYLIDTHCHLDFPELYADLDMVLERAKAQSIKKFITIGVKIKDSVKLLEIANKYENVFCAIGTHPDNAAEETAITLEELIEYSTYKKVIAFGETGLDYHYQPEQAEIQKKSFLKHIAAAQHTNLPLVIHTRKADEDMQDILTAEHAKMRFNFVLHCYSSGIELAKAALAIGGYISFSGILTFKNAAEIREIAKIVPKNQVLLETDSPYLAPIPYRGRSNEPAYIVETAKILAQILEIPYEEVVAQTTKNALRLFNKMHND